A stretch of Castanea sativa cultivar Marrone di Chiusa Pesio chromosome 2, ASM4071231v1 DNA encodes these proteins:
- the LOC142625273 gene encoding pectinesterase 2-like, with protein MVATYGTPNVTVATDGSGNFGTISEAISQIPVNRNDPYVVLIKAGTYNEAIYIGQNKSNLVLIGEGYQDTLLTAYGIHFFRECDIYGTVDFKFGFAHVVFQNCNIYLRKRSNSGNLLVITAQGRGKVNDTNGIVLHNCTVKADKDLEPYLNQTKAFLGRPWYNCSQTIVMESFLDKLIDPKGWLESDDKKALSTLNYIEYANRGPGANTKGRVQWPGYHIAKNSEEVKPYTVENFINGTIWLPSSGIPFVPGLIG; from the exons ATGGTTGCCACTTATGGCACTCCCAATGTCACAGTTGCCACTGATGGCAGTGGTAACTTTGGTACAATCAGTGAAGCCATCTCACAGATACCAGTTAATAGAAATGATCCATATGTGGTTTTAATAAAAGCAGGAACATACAATGAAGCCATTTATATAGGACAAAATAAGTCAAATTTAGTCCTCATTGGAGAAG GATACCAAGATACATTGTTGACTGCATATGGCATTCACTTCTTCCGCGAATGTGATATCTATGGCACAGTAGATTTCAAATTTGGATTCGCGCATGTTGTCTTCCAAAACTGTAACATTTATCTGAGAAAACGCTCAAACTCAGGCAACTTACTTGTGATTACAGCCCAAGGTCGTGGAAAGGTCAATGACACAAATGGAATAGTTCTACACAATTGTACTGTTAAGGCTGACAAAGATCTTGAACCCTACCTAAACCAAACCAAAGCATTCTTAGGGAGGCCATGGTATAACTGTTCTCAAACCATTGTAATGGAAAGTTTTCTTGATAAGTTGATAGACCCTAAAGGGTGGCTTGAGAGTGATGATAAGAAAGCATTGTCCACACTAAATTACATAGAATACGCCAACCGAGGCCCAGGAGCTAATACTAAAGGAAGGGTTCAATGGCCTGGGTATCATATTGCCAAAAACTCTGAAGAAGTGAAACCCTATACTGTTGAAAACTTTATCAATGGAACCATCTGGCTACCAAGTTCGGGAATTCCTTTTGTTCCCGGTCTAATAGGATAG
- the LOC142623357 gene encoding epoxide hydrolase 2-like gives MSELINVNHQRVKTNGIWIHVAEQGTGPLVLLLHGFPETWYSWRHQISFLANNGYHVIAPDLRGYGDSDSPLNPDSYSVIHLVGDLIGLLDHFGEQQVFVVGHDWGAIAGWYLTLFRPDRVKALVNLSAPYFQRSRTSGVDYFRELFGDGCYVYQFQEPGRAERAFARYDYLTVMKKFLLLTKTDYLVAPPEMEIIDYLETPSVLPKWITEEELQVYADKFQESGFTGPLNYYRAMNLNWELLAPWQGSKITVPTKFIIGDKDIGFESIGTREYVTGDVFKRFVPNLEVVIIDGHHFIQQEKAQEVSDEILSFLRKFTMD, from the exons ATGAGTGAGTTGATCAATGTGAATCACCAAAGGGTCAAAACCAACGGGATATGGATACATGTAGCAGAGCAAGGGACAGGACCActagttcttcttcttcatggcTTCCCTGAAACTTGGTATTCATGGCGCCACCAAATCAGCTTCTTGGCCAATAATGGTTATCATGTGATTGCACCTGACTTAAGAGGCTATGGTGACTCTGACTCACCTCTCAATCCCGACTCATACTCTGTAATACATCTTGTGGGTGACCTCATAGGCCTACTTGACCATTTTGGTGAACAACAG GTGTTTGTGGTGGGTCATGATTGGGGAGCGATTGCTGGGTGGTATCTGACCTTGTTCAGGCCAGATAGAGTTAAGGCGCTAGTTAATCTATCTGCTCCATACTTTCAAAGATCTCGAACTTCTGGAGTTGATTATTTCAGAGAACTTTTTGGTGATGGTTGCTACGTCTATCAGTTCCAG GAACCGGGAAGAGCAGAGAGGGCTTTTGCAAGGTATGATTATTTGACGGTGATGAAGAAGTTCTTGCTCTTAACCAAGACAGATTATCTGGTAGCTCCTCCGGAGATGGAGATCATTGATTATCTAGAGACACCATCAGTGTTGCCAAAATGGATTACTGAGGAGGAACTCCAGGTCTATGCTGACAAGTTCCAAGAGTCTGGCTTCACAGGTCCTCTCAATTATTATCGAGCCATGAACCT GAATTGGGAACTTCTGGCACCATGGCAAGGATCAAAAATTACTGTCCCAACAAAGTTCATAATTGGTGACAAAGATATTGGTTTTGAATCCATTGGTACAAGGGAATATGTGACGGGAGATGTTTTTAAGAGATTTGTCCCCAACCTCGAAGTTGTAATTATAGATGGGCACCATTTTATCCAACAGGAGAAAGCTCAAGAAGTCTCGGATGAAATACTTTCCTTCCTTCGCAAATTTACCATGGATTAA